The sequence below is a genomic window from Vicinamibacteria bacterium.
TTTCCGTTCCGCTGAACGTCAAGAGCAAGGCGGTTGGAGCTCTCATGGTGGGGAGCTCGATTCCAAACCATTACCGTGGCGACGACGCCGAGCTCCTGACCGAAGTCGGCAAACAGGTCGGTCTGGCGGTAGAGAACCTCCTGGCGTACGAGGAGATCTCGTCGTTGAAGTCTCGCCTCGAGCAAGAGAACACGTACCTTCAAGAGGAGATCCATACCCAACACGATTTCGGAGAGATCGTCGGACAAAGCGCATCCATGACGAAGGTCATCGAGGCCATCGAGACGGTGGCGTCGACGGATGCAACGGTCTTGATCTGCGGAGAGACCGGAACGGGCAAGGAGGTCGTTGCCCGGGCGTTACACGATGCGAGCCCAAAGAAGGACAAACCACTGGTCAAAGTGAACTGCGCGGCGCTTCCGGCGACGCTGATCGAGAGCGAGCTCTTCGGGCACGAGAGAGGCGCCTTCACCGGCGCGGTAGCTCGCAAAATCGGTCGTTTCGAGCTGGCGCATGGTGGAACGATATTCCTCGACGAAATCGGAGATCTCCCGCTCGAGCTCCAGGCGAAGTTGCTACGCGTGCTCCAAGAAGAGGAGTTCGAACGTGTGGGCGGCTCGACGACGATCCAGGTCAAGGTCCGCGTCATCGCAGCCACCAACCGCGATCTCGAGAAGGCCATGGAGGAGGAGCGTTTTCGGCCCGATCTCTTTTACCGGTTGGCCGTGTTTCCCATCGAGCTTCCGCCCCTGAGAGAGCGCAAGACCGATATCCCTCTACTCGCCCATTTCTTCGCACGTGATTTCGGCAGGAAATTGGGCAAATCGATAGAGACGATCTCGGAGGGGACCATGGCCCGGCTGATGGCCTATAGCTGGCCCGGGAACATCCGGGAGCTCAAGAACGTCATCGAGAGGGCCGCCATTCTCACGCGAGGATCGCGGCTTGCGCTCGATGACTGGTGGTCCAAGCCGGAGAGCTCGAGCGGCCCGGCACCGCCACTCACTCTCGATGCGTTGCAACGGAAACACATCCTGTCCGTCCTCGATGTTACCGGGTGGCGAGTCAGCGGCGAAAGGGGCGCAGCGAAGCTGCTCGGTATCAAACCCACGACGCTCACGGCGCGCATGAAAAAGCTCGGCATCGAGCGGCCCGCCGGCAAGGCGGTGCCGAATTACGCGGACAATTCGCCGTCGTTTCCCAAAGATTAGTAGAAGGCCCTCTCCCCGACTGGCGGATCCGCGAACGTGAAGCGGGCCCGCCCAAGGCAGGCCCGCTGAGTGCCTCTGAGCTGGCACGGCTTCTATCCGATTGCTCTCGCCCTGTTGCCGCCGTGTCCTCATCCCAGAGAACATGCTCCTTCGGTTCCACGGGATCCGTTAGAAGCTGAAGGTCACGCCGAAGTTGGCGGAGAGGTCGTGAACCGTCTCGTCGAAGTTCGCCGGGACGTCCAGAGTCGTCACCGACTCGGGCTTCAGACTGTCCACGGTGTAAACATAGTCTCGGACGTCGATGCGGTACGACCAGCGATCGGCACTGGTGGTCGCGGGTCTTGAACCCGGGTATCGCTCGGAGTGGCATCGTAACCGAGTCCAAAAACGGCCCCACCTACCAGATTTCGCACGCGACTCCTCGGGACCTACGCGGGGATCGTTGTCCGGTGCAGCTGGTCTGAAACGTTTCGAGACGAAGCGCCAT
It includes:
- a CDS encoding sigma 54-interacting transcriptional regulator; this translates as MAPNKEPTAASAEPMQAKLHVLILEDVPTDAELVERELRRGAIDFLSRRVATRPEFERQLSGFGPDIILADFSLPGFDGLDALSIARETRPEVPFIFVSGAIGEERAIETLKNGATDYVLKDRLSRLVPALRRALRESEERSERRRAEAALKRSEERHRLLLEVNNAIIASLDRKSLFRAITEALSGILSFDRAELTLLDPRRDVIRVFVQKHDAAVSETELSREESARERSLWEARLLARHDLMKGGSRSSPSEDELLKAGIRAYVSVPLNVKSKAVGALMVGSSIPNHYRGDDAELLTEVGKQVGLAVENLLAYEEISSLKSRLEQENTYLQEEIHTQHDFGEIVGQSASMTKVIEAIETVASTDATVLICGETGTGKEVVARALHDASPKKDKPLVKVNCAALPATLIESELFGHERGAFTGAVARKIGRFELAHGGTIFLDEIGDLPLELQAKLLRVLQEEEFERVGGSTTIQVKVRVIAATNRDLEKAMEEERFRPDLFYRLAVFPIELPPLRERKTDIPLLAHFFARDFGRKLGKSIETISEGTMARLMAYSWPGNIRELKNVIERAAILTRGSRLALDDWWSKPESSSGPAPPLTLDALQRKHILSVLDVTGWRVSGERGAAKLLGIKPTTLTARMKKLGIERPAGKAVPNYADNSPSFPKD